The Lysobacter gummosus genome includes a region encoding these proteins:
- a CDS encoding phage tail protein, with the protein MGSSKKQTVGHRYLFGLHMGLSRGPLDEIVEIRVGDREAWKGSITKTSRVYINKPDLFGGDKGEGGIKGWLDVLMGDAAQAVLPMLSALHGTPTPAFRGVTTQYFDGQIAANNPYPKPWKMRVRRALAGWDGAPWYPEKAVIPLANGAIRAMNPAHILVECLTNRDWGRGLDRGVLDEASYRAAADVLHAEGFGLCLRWNRQSSIADFMQVVIDHVGAAQYTDRSTGRLTLKLLRDDYRVEDLPMFDNESGLLAIEEDEGGAQDGAINQLIVTWYDPIKDEERQIRVEDLAGIQATGGVASSTTEYKGLPTAELAGRVATRDLTIACSGLKRLKLRFDRRGAVLAPGGVFRIRDPFRGLDNLVLRVGTFDDGKLAEGAITVAAVQDVFGQPATAYLEPQPPVWTPPDRVPQPSPNRRLIEASYRDLATALNATALAAVPVDAGAVLAVAEQATGLALNYVLTTRVGSGEFTEADVGDWCPTAVLADPMEAATLVVQLASGRGLDQVAAGTAALIEDEVVRVVAIDPQAQTATLARGCADTVPVPHAVGARIWFFDDYAANDPSDYSIGETVQAKLLTRTSSEQLDPALAPVDTIKLAQRQARPYPPGDLKLNGLRYPASIDGDLAVSWAHRDRRLQADQLVDHGQGSIGPEAGTAYVVRLLDAIAGQALDSPAAIIGTNYASPLRGAYRLHAEVGTTRDGLTSWQKAGHTFYFKNGLLRTEVGDDLVTEAGDFILAD; encoded by the coding sequence TTGGGCAGCAGTAAGAAGCAAACTGTCGGCCACCGCTATCTGTTCGGCCTGCACATGGGCTTGTCGCGCGGGCCGCTGGACGAGATTGTCGAGATCCGTGTCGGTGACCGCGAAGCCTGGAAAGGCTCGATCACGAAGACGAGTCGCGTCTACATCAACAAGCCCGATCTGTTCGGTGGCGACAAGGGCGAGGGCGGCATCAAGGGTTGGCTGGATGTGCTGATGGGCGATGCCGCCCAGGCGGTCCTGCCGATGCTGAGTGCCCTGCACGGTACGCCGACGCCGGCATTCCGTGGCGTCACCACCCAATACTTCGACGGACAGATCGCGGCCAACAACCCGTACCCCAAGCCATGGAAGATGCGAGTGCGTCGCGCACTGGCGGGTTGGGACGGCGCACCGTGGTATCCCGAGAAGGCGGTCATTCCGCTGGCGAATGGCGCGATCCGTGCGATGAACCCGGCGCACATCCTGGTTGAGTGCCTGACCAACCGGGATTGGGGTCGGGGTCTAGATCGTGGCGTGCTGGACGAAGCCAGCTATCGCGCTGCGGCCGACGTGCTGCACGCCGAAGGGTTCGGACTGTGCCTGCGTTGGAACCGGCAGTCGTCGATCGCCGACTTCATGCAGGTGGTCATCGATCACGTCGGCGCGGCGCAGTACACCGACCGCTCGACCGGCCGGCTGACATTGAAGCTGCTGCGGGACGATTACCGCGTCGAAGACCTGCCGATGTTCGACAACGAGTCGGGCCTACTGGCTATCGAGGAAGATGAGGGTGGCGCCCAGGACGGTGCGATCAATCAACTGATCGTGACGTGGTACGACCCGATCAAGGACGAAGAGCGCCAGATCCGGGTCGAAGATCTGGCCGGCATTCAAGCCACCGGCGGCGTTGCGTCCAGCACTACGGAATACAAGGGTCTGCCTACGGCAGAACTGGCAGGGCGCGTGGCAACACGCGACCTGACCATCGCCTGCTCGGGTCTAAAACGATTGAAGCTGCGGTTCGATCGCCGCGGTGCCGTCCTGGCGCCAGGCGGCGTGTTCCGTATCCGCGATCCGTTTCGCGGCCTGGACAATTTGGTGCTGCGCGTGGGCACGTTCGATGACGGCAAGCTGGCCGAAGGTGCGATTACCGTCGCCGCGGTGCAGGACGTGTTCGGCCAGCCTGCGACGGCGTATCTGGAGCCGCAGCCACCCGTCTGGACCCCGCCGGATCGTGTGCCGCAGCCGTCGCCTAACCGGCGATTGATCGAGGCAAGCTATCGGGATCTTGCAACGGCGCTCAATGCAACGGCACTGGCGGCGGTGCCGGTCGATGCCGGCGCGGTATTGGCCGTAGCCGAGCAGGCGACGGGGTTGGCGCTGAACTACGTGCTGACCACGCGGGTCGGCAGCGGCGAGTTCACCGAGGCCGATGTCGGCGATTGGTGTCCGACTGCAGTATTGGCCGATCCCATGGAGGCTGCGACGCTCGTCGTGCAGTTGGCGTCGGGCAGGGGACTGGATCAGGTCGCCGCCGGCACTGCCGCGCTGATCGAGGACGAGGTGGTGCGGGTAGTCGCGATCGATCCGCAGGCGCAAACGGCCACGCTGGCGCGCGGCTGCGCGGACACCGTGCCGGTTCCGCACGCGGTCGGTGCGCGCATCTGGTTCTTTGATGACTACGCAGCAAACGATCCGAGCGACTACAGCATCGGCGAAACCGTGCAGGCCAAGTTGCTGACGCGCACGTCGAGCGAACAACTGGACCCCGCGCTCGCACCGGTGGACACGATCAAGCTGGCACAGCGGCAAGCGCGGCCGTATCCGCCCGGTGATCTGAAACTCAACGGACTGCGCTATCCGGCGTCGATCGACGGTGACCTGGCCGTATCCTGGGCGCATCGCGATCGTCGCCTGCAGGCGGATCAGTTGGTCGATCACGGACAAGGATCGATCGGACCCGAGGCCGGAACGGCGTATGTCGTGCGGCTGCTGGACGCCATTGCGGGCCAAGCGCTCGACAGCCCGGCGGCGATCATCGGCACTAACTACGCATCCCCGTTGCGTGGCGCGTATCGCTTGCACGCGGAGGTCGGAACGACGCGCGACGGCCTGACCAGTTGGCAGAAGGCCGGTCACACTTTCTACTTTAAGAACGGCCTATTGCGCACCGAGGTCGGCGACGACTTAGTGACTGAGGCCGGCGATTTCATTTTGGCGGACTAA
- a CDS encoding phage BR0599 family protein: MSFEQLERSTAAGNPRRLYEFVRGAQRWRYTGGDRDFALDTQVYGAVAIHDDGIRQSGHTASDMLTIAAPGDFEVARLYRGLPPSSEVAVVVRDVHEGDGDARVVWMGRIAGVNRSSLESTEVRCQSLDAALGQPGLRLAWTRGCPYSLYDRNCRVNPESFRVPASLTTLSGNVITAGVFGQYPDGWFSGGFLAWDLGEAGLERRGIRSHVGERLVLLGAGDGLRVGQAVIAYPGCGRAMAICHNKFNNAPNYGGVPGLPGKSPFDGTPIF, encoded by the coding sequence ATGAGCTTCGAACAGCTGGAACGATCGACTGCCGCGGGCAACCCGCGGCGGCTGTACGAGTTTGTGCGCGGCGCACAGCGCTGGCGCTACACCGGCGGCGACCGCGACTTCGCGCTCGATACGCAGGTCTATGGCGCCGTCGCCATCCACGACGACGGCATTCGCCAATCCGGCCACACCGCCAGCGACATGCTCACCATCGCCGCGCCGGGCGATTTCGAGGTGGCGCGGCTGTATCGCGGCTTGCCGCCCTCGAGCGAGGTTGCGGTTGTGGTCCGGGATGTCCATGAGGGCGATGGCGATGCACGAGTGGTCTGGATGGGCCGGATCGCGGGCGTCAATCGATCTTCGCTGGAAAGCACCGAGGTGCGGTGCCAATCCCTCGACGCCGCGCTCGGGCAGCCGGGCCTGCGATTGGCGTGGACACGCGGTTGTCCGTACAGCCTCTACGACCGCAATTGCCGGGTCAATCCCGAGTCCTTCCGCGTGCCGGCGTCGCTGACGACGCTCAGTGGCAACGTCATCACAGCCGGTGTCTTCGGCCAGTACCCGGATGGCTGGTTCTCCGGTGGATTCCTCGCCTGGGATCTCGGCGAAGCCGGCCTGGAGCGACGCGGCATCCGCTCGCACGTCGGTGAGCGGCTTGTCCTGCTCGGTGCCGGCGACGGCCTGCGTGTTGGCCAGGCCGTCATCGCCTATCCCGGTTGCGGCCGGGCGATGGCGATCTGCCACAACAAGTTCAACAACGCGCCGAACTACGGCGGCGTCCCCGGTCTTCCCGGCAAATCGCCGTTCGACGGCACTCCCATTTTCTAG
- a CDS encoding tape measure protein: protein MANRDTTITLLLKGNAAALNAALQQAGARIRSFASESQAAGRKAQAGLSGLQSEIRGVAAGYLSLRSAQGLAHIADEATNLQGRLKLATKTQEEFNTAYSGVQQIAQATRQPLASTVDLYARIERSTQALKLGQDQLLGLTQTVSQAVALSFTSGASGEAAIMQLGQGLSVGRLGGEELNSVLEQTPRLAEAIKTGLKELGVEGADNLKKLASEGKLTTTLVLRAIQSQGKSVAEEFAKLPVTIGGAMTQLRNAFTVTVGDMERSTGAAGALSTEISSLASFISNYNAALVTAGGSADAAGQKFNVLVSIVRVAVTAFIGLKVGFQIIGRVIAALMVSIENFGRYLILNGRVIVAYVEAVKKVAQFDFSGPDQLFQVQQKAFGDAKGLVRQTAEAWRAAGGDMADDIGKANSQLELLWKTSADAKPAQDFAASAKTIADGASKVKGKAGSDKDDAKRKAEKKKEEDEQKRKDDDRRKELTEAVAAAENAILRVQGKEREGRERELTAQYAPLLADMKRLGVVGESTLRLHIDTESAQAELQELQAQVERVFGDQSRQEQSIQTRQQAGLLTEIGARRELIDLHSRTAAEVDQLLPKMDQLAAKTGSPDAIERVKDLTTQVAALKVQSNELVVTLTNGFESGLSNALEGLATGTLTLRQALTGLVQDMARSLAQLASQQLAALATAKLMSLVSKIVGGGRTPDVAQPDPVQAAAAGVAYATPITGASVALGVAGGVVLKAAAAMQSAAATLLAANAAKSASGFFASGGFTGTGPKYAPAGVVHRGEFVHRREVVRQPGARSFLARFNRIGMAALDNLRGYASGGLVTPAPRVPNPSRAPMSERGPTPSESGQRGSQITNVLYLDPREIVNVMSTQAGRQVILSTIRANAPTVRQDLG from the coding sequence ATGGCCAATCGCGACACCACGATCACGCTGCTGCTCAAGGGCAACGCGGCGGCGCTGAACGCCGCGCTGCAACAGGCCGGCGCCCGCATCCGATCGTTTGCATCGGAGTCGCAGGCAGCGGGCCGCAAAGCTCAGGCTGGGTTGTCCGGCCTCCAATCCGAGATCCGTGGTGTCGCTGCGGGCTATCTGTCGCTGCGCTCCGCGCAAGGGCTGGCGCACATCGCGGACGAAGCGACCAATCTGCAAGGCCGGCTCAAGCTGGCGACCAAGACCCAGGAGGAATTCAACACCGCCTACAGCGGCGTGCAGCAGATCGCGCAGGCGACGCGCCAGCCACTGGCATCGACCGTCGACTTGTATGCGCGCATCGAGCGCAGCACGCAGGCATTGAAGTTGGGTCAGGATCAGTTGCTGGGGCTGACCCAGACGGTCTCTCAGGCAGTGGCGCTGAGCTTCACCTCTGGCGCGTCCGGTGAGGCCGCGATCATGCAACTCGGCCAAGGGCTTTCCGTGGGCCGGCTCGGCGGCGAGGAGCTGAACTCGGTCCTGGAGCAGACCCCGCGCTTGGCCGAGGCCATCAAGACGGGGCTGAAGGAACTCGGCGTCGAAGGCGCCGACAATCTCAAGAAGCTCGCGTCCGAAGGCAAGCTCACCACGACGCTGGTGCTTCGGGCGATTCAGTCCCAAGGCAAGTCGGTCGCCGAGGAATTCGCGAAACTGCCGGTGACCATCGGCGGCGCCATGACGCAGTTGCGCAACGCCTTCACCGTCACGGTGGGCGATATGGAGCGATCGACCGGCGCGGCCGGCGCCCTATCCACCGAAATTTCGTCGCTGGCGAGTTTCATTTCCAACTACAACGCGGCGCTGGTGACGGCGGGCGGAAGCGCCGATGCGGCCGGTCAGAAATTCAACGTGCTGGTGTCGATCGTTCGTGTCGCGGTCACCGCGTTTATCGGGTTGAAGGTCGGATTCCAGATCATCGGTCGCGTCATTGCCGCGCTGATGGTCAGCATCGAGAACTTCGGCCGCTACCTGATTCTTAACGGCCGGGTGATCGTCGCCTATGTCGAGGCCGTCAAGAAGGTCGCGCAGTTCGACTTCTCCGGGCCGGATCAGCTCTTCCAGGTCCAGCAGAAAGCCTTTGGCGACGCGAAGGGTCTGGTGCGGCAAACGGCCGAGGCCTGGCGCGCGGCCGGCGGTGACATGGCCGACGACATCGGCAAAGCCAATAGCCAGCTTGAGCTGCTTTGGAAAACCAGCGCGGATGCGAAGCCGGCGCAGGACTTCGCGGCGAGCGCCAAGACCATCGCGGACGGCGCGAGCAAGGTCAAAGGGAAGGCCGGCAGCGACAAGGACGATGCAAAGCGGAAAGCCGAAAAGAAGAAGGAGGAAGACGAACAGAAGCGCAAGGACGATGACCGCAGGAAGGAGCTGACCGAAGCGGTCGCGGCGGCCGAGAACGCGATTCTGCGCGTGCAAGGCAAAGAGCGAGAGGGGCGCGAGCGCGAGTTGACGGCGCAATACGCGCCGCTGCTGGCCGACATGAAGCGGCTCGGGGTTGTCGGTGAATCGACCCTGCGTTTGCATATCGATACCGAGTCGGCGCAGGCCGAGTTGCAGGAGCTTCAGGCCCAAGTCGAGCGCGTCTTCGGGGATCAGTCCCGACAGGAGCAATCGATCCAGACGCGACAGCAGGCGGGTCTGCTAACCGAGATCGGCGCGCGCCGGGAACTGATTGATCTGCATTCGCGCACTGCGGCAGAGGTGGACCAACTCCTGCCGAAGATGGATCAACTGGCGGCGAAGACCGGATCGCCGGACGCCATCGAGCGCGTGAAGGATCTGACCACGCAGGTGGCCGCGCTCAAGGTTCAGTCCAACGAGCTGGTCGTCACGCTGACCAACGGATTTGAAAGCGGTCTCAGCAATGCCTTAGAAGGCTTGGCGACGGGCACGTTGACCCTGCGCCAAGCCTTGACGGGCTTGGTACAGGACATGGCCCGGTCGCTGGCACAACTCGCCTCCCAGCAACTGGCAGCGCTGGCTACGGCCAAGCTGATGTCGTTGGTGAGCAAGATCGTCGGTGGGGGCAGGACGCCTGACGTGGCCCAGCCGGACCCCGTTCAGGCCGCCGCGGCCGGCGTCGCGTATGCCACGCCGATTACAGGCGCCTCGGTGGCGCTGGGCGTGGCTGGCGGTGTGGTTTTGAAGGCCGCAGCCGCGATGCAGTCGGCCGCAGCGACCCTATTGGCCGCTAACGCCGCCAAGAGCGCGAGCGGGTTCTTCGCTTCGGGCGGGTTTACCGGTACCGGGCCGAAGTACGCGCCCGCAGGCGTCGTCCACCGCGGCGAGTTCGTCCATCGTCGCGAGGTCGTGCGGCAGCCGGGTGCCCGTTCGTTTCTGGCGCGTTTCAACCGGATCGGCATGGCCGCACTCGACAACCTGCGCGGATACGCATCGGGCGGGTTGGTTACCCCAGCGCCGCGTGTCCCTAATCCGTCGCGGGCGCCGATGTCTGAGCGCGGTCCAACCCCATCGGAGTCCGGTCAGCGTGGATCGCAGATCACCAACGTGCTGTATCTCGACCCGCGAGAGATCGTGAACGTCATGAGCACCCAAGCTGGTCGTCAGGTCATCCTATCGACGATCCGAGCGAATGCTCCTACGGTTCGTCAGGACTTGGGGTGA
- a CDS encoding glycoside hydrolase family 24 protein, with protein sequence MARLSAEQAGGQNVIAFLDMIAHAEGVERFSEHGGYDVMVGGKTFTRYAEHPRKPVWLPKYRIHSTAAGRYQFLWKTWNSLRNHLRLPDFGPASQDLAAIELLRETGALADIKKGWISSAVRKSRKTWASLPDAGYGQREVPLESLLAVYQKAGGQIA encoded by the coding sequence ATGGCACGCCTCTCCGCTGAGCAAGCCGGCGGCCAAAACGTCATCGCCTTCCTGGACATGATCGCGCACGCCGAAGGCGTGGAGCGGTTCAGCGAGCACGGCGGTTACGACGTGATGGTCGGCGGCAAAACGTTTACCCGCTACGCGGAGCATCCGCGTAAGCCGGTATGGCTCCCCAAATACCGAATCCACTCCACGGCCGCGGGCCGCTATCAGTTCCTTTGGAAGACCTGGAACAGTTTGCGCAATCATCTAAGGCTGCCGGACTTCGGACCCGCTTCCCAGGATCTAGCTGCAATCGAACTGCTGCGCGAAACCGGCGCGCTGGCCGACATCAAGAAGGGCTGGATCAGCAGCGCCGTGCGCAAGTCGCGCAAGACCTGGGCGTCGCTACCAGACGCCGGTTACGGCCAGCGCGAAGTGCCGCTAGAAAGTCTGCTCGCCGTGTACCAGAAGGCGGGAGGTCAGATCGCATGA
- a CDS encoding DUF6631 family protein, producing MARKVQRPTPPADELTVLQPNRVLPLGDRTVTVREIGFFESLRMHAQIAALVGDLVEQTDDGDIDLGRLHGVCAQHPEATVELLAQASDQSVEFVHSLSAAHGDLLLLTFWAVNADFFLQRVIAALELRRADPATTGPVSSPP from the coding sequence ATGGCGCGCAAAGTCCAACGCCCCACGCCTCCGGCCGACGAACTAACCGTGCTGCAACCGAACCGCGTGCTGCCGCTGGGCGATCGCACCGTGACCGTTCGCGAGATCGGTTTCTTCGAAAGCCTGCGCATGCACGCGCAGATTGCCGCATTGGTCGGCGACCTGGTCGAGCAGACCGACGACGGCGATATTGATCTCGGTCGTCTGCATGGCGTCTGCGCGCAGCACCCGGAGGCGACGGTCGAATTGCTGGCCCAGGCCAGTGATCAATCCGTCGAGTTCGTGCATTCGCTCAGTGCCGCGCACGGCGACCTGTTGCTGCTGACCTTCTGGGCGGTCAACGCCGATTTTTTTTTGCAGCGCGTGATCGCGGCGCTGGAACTGCGGCGCGCGGACCCGGCAACGACTGGCCCAGTGTCCTCGCCACCCTGA